GTTGACTGTTGTGTTCCCACAGTGTGGTCAAAAATCTTAAGTTTACTGTTGCGTTTGtagctcgaaaaaaaaaatgtcctaAAATTCGTGCCGCAagatcattttgtttttctcaacGATCCTGTAATTACCATTGTTTTAATCAACTGAATTAATTGACATAATAAggacaatagtaataatggcTTTATTGACAACATCTCAGTCTAAGGAGTAGCTCTTCATTTACCAATTACAATGATTTTAATATAAGTATGTAAAAGCAATGCAAAGACAAAATAGGCTGTCTatgactgcatgtagcttactgcccCTGTTATTACTTATAATTCcgtatttaaccacgctgAGCCCaaagatgtaactaagcaacattctgtaaaatactctgaagaaaactccgcCTCCGGTAAAGTCTCTAAGATCGGggaatagggagcttaagcaaacacgacgtcgacagaagcgagaacgtcatctgaaaatgtaactttgcttttctgcaatcatttttcaattattcaaagtcattatccttgaaaaatgtcttctaactgttctggaattaatttgaaaccagtgcttgggacataagaagacaaaattgaacatttgtcatcatacgctgaacgtcgtccacacaactgcaaaacaagtcatttcacgtcgtagaaagaacgagaacgtctacaaaatgtcaaaaaatgaaaaatgcacgtgcaaagcgtgcaaaaatactgtttttaattgtcaaatatgcaaatttggggggtttttgttgccgtcgtcgtcgtgcttgcttaagctccctaatatcggatcgaaatcggccGAGTTCGTTGTgggctcggattctattgttacactcactcagaaggacagctTACTAGCTTACGCCTAAAAGGCAGTCAGctacaaaaacaagaacaaaaaatgctTAATGCTATGCTATAAAATATACTATAGTTTACTTAAAGATAATCAGGATTAATTAATGGATATTATTGTAACGAAAGAAATTGGCTTTCAGATCAAGAAAGTTAACATGATTTAGTGGTCGTAGTGTTAGTAAGTAGCTAGTGCTTAACTTACCGGCTAAAAATGTTGACATGTCAACCAAACCTAGCCAAGGCAATATGCGGTACTTCGGTCAATATAGTATACAATAACAATGACAACTTTATTAAAGACTCAGAGTTTATCTAGCTGATTGGCTAATCGTAGAtactacaaatcaaactacTGTCCCACTCAAATCATGAAAAGTAAGTTTCCCGATGAGGgaggaaaaccagagtacccaACCAgccaacaaacaaaacaaaaaataactttgagcTCATCCTATTTCCaaccaaactttttttttacattcaCAGTAACGTTGTCACCACTTAAATAAATGACAAAGATGTTAAAGACCAATGAGATACTGTCTGGAACCGTACCCCTAAAAAATCCTGCCTCCAACACAACTGGTGTGTAAAGAGCTACTCTAACAACTAAAATGAAACTCTTATTCTTACACCAAATCCTAAGCAATATAATTAGCACTGATGGCCTGATAAAGCAGGGTTATTCAACCTCACGTCCATCATGGAAAAACAACGAGGTTGACATATCTAGCTAACGTTGGTCACCCCTATCAAGTTTCATTAGAAAtggacacaaaaacaacaaatatagCAGCTTCATGAAACAATCGTAATTTCCAGTTTCCAACACCAGTGCCTATTTTCCCAGTTTAAAGTCTTTCTGACCCAACAGATCAATAATATCTGTCCCTATCAAGAGGTGAATATTTCCAGGTGGCATGCCATAAAGTGCTTTTCCAGTTAACCACATATCACGGATTTTGACGTTAATCATGATGGTGTTGCATTCCCCGGTGATTGGGTTTCCATTATTATCTCTCCCTACACCTTCAAAGGACCTTCTATCTCTTATATCAATTTTGTCATCAAGGTTGAGTGCTGTCACAAGGGCAGCAGAGATACCTGTTCCAGCTGTGTTTCCAGTGTCAAAACCCACACCTGGACAATCTACCAATTTCCCATCTGCATTCATGATCTTCACAGGTTCTTTCCCACGTGAAATCACCTTGGGCTTGCATCCTAAAATCAATGTTAGTAAACATGGTTCAGAAAAAATACAAGGACTTATTTCCCACAGAATAAGACATAATTAGCACTAAACTTAAATGTACAGTGGGTTCTGCAAGGAAACCCACTACACTAATATGAAACAGCCTACATTTACAGTACAGGGAAACCAGACCATTCAGAAAAACGCAAATAAGAATGATGTCCTAGCAGCTTTCAACAAGATTTAAGAAGAGTGGGAGAAATTCAAGGACTTCTAATTTTGCAGGACCTGATAAGTCTTAAGGAATTTTTAATGCGTGTGTGAACCACAGTAaagagggtggcaaagggggATCGTGATCCCGTTCCACacacaaattttaacaaaattcacgcgtgacgttttgaatcagtcattgtcggagaaacctcagggaaacgaaattttcacgaccaaacacaaataattcacgaatcacgcatacctcatgaaataaatcacgcgtcacatgcattcaggtattcacgaatcacgtttctttttaagtaattttcacgcgtcacgttcaagttttagcccttatcacgcgtcacgcataaaccctttgccaccctcagTAAAAAACAATGGTTGTTAGAAAAGCAAAGCACAAAACTAGTATTAAAAGCCGTTATCTGAACTCTGAGATTTGAAGAGGAGAAAAGTAACAGAGATTAACGTAAGAAGTTGCTTTTTAGAGAAAATGCCGGgaactcttttttctttacataaataaataaatagtttaTTAACACTTCTGGCAGTTGAAAACTGAATTAACAGTGTAGTTCACAATTAATGTTTACAAGCTGGGTCTCactacaataaaaattataataattagtcCACATTCATGCGAATCTAAATGTAAAAAAGTCATttgctctctttgtctttttcaTAGTTTTTGGAGCTGTAGTGCTTCCTGATCTTAATTGATATGGCATAGTTCGTATTGTGACTTTGGGAGCCAGGAAAGATATGGGGTGGCTCTCATCTCTCATATCAGCCATCAACTTTTTACTCAAGAGTATCCTACGATTTGCTAATGTTAACAGATTAGTTAGGCTTAGTGCTTGCTGATAACTAGAGTTAGGAAATATTATTCTCAAAGCTCTTCTTTGTATAGATTCAATAGCGTCAGACAAGTATGCAGGGATATCCTGCCATACCTGCGCAGCATACTCCAGAACCGACCTAACATTACAAAGGTATACTTTAAGTATATCTTTTGGCATTATACCTGCGCGTTTCAGTAACCTAAGTGCAAATAATCTCTTTGCTGCTTTGGCAATTACATATTCAACATGTGCGTTCCATTTAAGGTCGTGTCATTTTGAACGCATACGCCAGTTCCTGAGCAACTTATTTATCATGACAGCAAAGAGCGTCAGACCGAGTTTAGTTCCTTGTGGGACGCCGCCGTTTACTTGTTTCCATGACGATAAGGATGACCCAACGCGCACAGCCTGTACTCGATTAGTCAGAAAGGAGCGTACCCAGAAAAATAGAGTTTAGTCGATATCAAAGGATTTGAGTTCATCCAGAAATACCGAGTGGTCTATGATATCAAATCCTTTAGTGAAGTCCGCGAAAAATATCCGCGCAGAGTAGTTCCCGGAATCGATAGCCTCGTGTATAGCTTGCATTAAATAAATTAGTGCGTGCACAGTCATGACGTGCGTATTGACGTGGGTCGATAGTGCCAGACATCTGTCGCAAAAGTCTTTTGTTGGTAAACCCTTCTAATACTTTTGGCAGGCAGCTCGTGAGTGCAATTGGTCTCAAATCAGATTTAATATCTTGAGGAGGGCAAACTTTAGGGACAGTGTAATAATTGACTGCTTTCAAATGTCGGGCACAAAGGCCTCTCTTAGTGACCGATTGTAGATATCTTGAATTAGTGGCGCTAGCTCGGGTGCAAATCCCTTCAgcaatttatttgaaattccATCTGGTCCAACAGCTTTCTGTGTTGGCAACATAAGTAAGTCGGATGAAACCTCTTCCAGACAGACAagcaaatttgatgaaatgacGTTTGGTGGGGTTTGGACTTGCGTCAATGGTTCAAAGTCATGAGTTATAAGTgaaaaaatcattaatttgGGCAGCAAGTAACACAGGGCTATTGATGGTGTCGTTAAGGAATTGATGGTGCCATTCTTGTTTACTAAAGGTGTCCTGTCCAGTGAGAGATTTGATGTCTTGCCACCATTTCTTAGGGTTAGTTTCAGCCAGACCGTCTACTTTGTTGTCATAATAAGAGCGCTTCGCTGTTTTTATAGCGCCTTGGACTCTATTCCGCCACATTCGAAACACCAGCGAATCCTTCCCGTAATTAGTAAGTGCTACTTGTCGCTTTTTGATCGTagattttaattttactgTAATCCACGGTTTATCATATACATAAGTCTTCACTGTTCTCCACGGTAAGGTTTCAATAGCTGAGCTCAGTTCttgaggaaaaaattaaaacttagAAATACAGGAGATTGATTGATACACCTCAGACCAGTCTTTAGTTGTAAACCAGGATCCAAACTCTCTCCAGTTGCTCGCGCGACATTGCCTTCTATAGACTTTTTTCACAGAATTGTGTTGAGGCGGGTGTTTGACCGTTACATCTTTCTTGTCTTAAATGTTGCATTGGCTATATTAAGTTGcatcaaaaccattcaaaattttaaccaaaaaaatttaaaatgataaagatAGTTTACGTCATAGAGAGTGCATCGCACGGGGTTGTATTTACGAGCTGTTTGTGTGAAAGCCCGAATGAGTGAGGTACGAGCGAGTGAgggcttttgacacaaacGAGTGAGT
This sequence is a window from Acropora palmata chromosome 6, jaAcrPala1.3, whole genome shotgun sequence. Protein-coding genes within it:
- the LOC141883795 gene encoding uncharacterized protein LOC141883795; its protein translation is MLRANHDQIARITGCKPKVISRGKEPVKIMNADGKLVDCPGVGFDTGNTAGTGISAALVTALNLDDKIDIRDRRSFEGVGRDNNGNPITGECNTIMINVKIRDMWLTGKALYGMPPGNIHLLIGTDIIDLLGQKDFKLGK